In bacterium, a single window of DNA contains:
- a CDS encoding ATP-binding protein produces YLQRISGPMLDRIDIHVEVPRLKQNELISKAPGEPSASIRARVKASRIIQNRRFAGTKIFCNAHMTPRHMKQHCKLNQDAENMLKQAIEQLHLSARAYDRILKLSRTIADLACSDDIRVEHIAEAVQYRSLDRKYWN; encoded by the coding sequence TATCTTCAGCGAATCTCCGGTCCAATGCTCGACAGAATCGATATCCACGTCGAGGTTCCACGCCTGAAGCAGAACGAACTGATAAGCAAAGCTCCTGGCGAACCATCCGCAAGCATACGTGCCAGGGTTAAGGCGTCTCGTATAATACAAAACAGGCGGTTTGCAGGCACCAAAATATTCTGCAATGCCCATATGACCCCACGGCACATGAAGCAGCACTGCAAACTCAATCAAGATGCTGAAAACATGCTTAAACAAGCTATAGAACAGCTTCACCTTTCGGCTCGCGCATATGACCGAATCCTCAAACTCTCCCGCACCATAGCCGACCTCGCCTGCTCCGATGACATCCGGGTCGAGCATATTGCTGAGGCTGTGCAGTATAGGAGTTTGGATAGGAAGTATTGGAACTGA